The Nesterenkonia xinjiangensis genome contains a region encoding:
- a CDS encoding dihydrofolate reductase family protein has product MSFVSADISMSLDGYVTGPHPSRESGLGAGGEAIQEWVFRSAESPEDRKVLEQGGERAGAVVMGRRTFDFVDGPNGWDDTINYAYDHDVPERPPVVVLTHSAPEETRHAEGFIFVTEGIDAAVSEARRLAGDREVVIMGGAEVIDTALVAGLVDRLRIHLSPVIMGSGTRLFDLVGAPLALRQAEVVASPLATHLSFDVR; this is encoded by the coding sequence ATGAGCTTTGTCAGTGCGGACATCAGCATGTCCCTGGACGGGTATGTCACAGGACCGCATCCGAGCCGTGAGAGCGGCTTGGGCGCCGGCGGTGAGGCCATCCAGGAATGGGTCTTCCGCTCGGCGGAGTCGCCTGAGGACCGCAAGGTCCTCGAGCAGGGTGGAGAAAGGGCCGGAGCGGTGGTCATGGGCCGCCGGACCTTCGATTTCGTCGACGGCCCGAACGGCTGGGACGACACGATCAACTATGCGTACGATCATGATGTCCCGGAGCGACCGCCAGTGGTCGTCCTCACGCACTCCGCGCCGGAGGAGACTCGCCATGCGGAGGGATTCATCTTCGTCACTGAGGGAATCGATGCGGCGGTGAGCGAAGCCCGCCGGCTGGCAGGTGACCGTGAGGTCGTCATCATGGGCGGAGCCGAGGTCATCGACACCGCACTCGTGGCCGGACTGGTCGATCGACTACGCATCCATCTCTCGCCCGTCATCATGGGATCGGGGACGCGACTGTTCGATCTCGTGGGTGCGCCCCTGGCACTGAGGCAGGCCGAAGTCGTCGCCTCTCCACTCGCCACTCACCTCAGCTTCGATGTCCGCTGA
- a CDS encoding dihydrofolate reductase family protein, translating to MKLSINLFTTLDGVSQGPGSADEDTRGDFTRGGWLMPFFDEGCGQAVNSWYQRCGALLLGRRTFDTFASHWPHVTDPADAVAWKINNLRKYVVTSSPLGTVWEDSSTILGEGFLKEIARFREADDDLELQVHGSIHLARTLHEAGLVDIYRFLVAPAVVGGGSRVFGTDGPASAMRIEQSTVTSSGVLSLEMTPRAFDNSLAAAVQDGQDVIVEQ from the coding sequence ATGAAACTCAGCATCAACCTGTTCACCACGTTGGACGGAGTCAGCCAGGGTCCAGGCAGTGCGGACGAGGACACCCGCGGCGACTTCACCCGCGGGGGATGGCTCATGCCGTTCTTCGATGAGGGCTGCGGCCAGGCGGTCAACTCGTGGTACCAGCGCTGCGGCGCCCTGCTGCTGGGGCGACGCACGTTCGACACCTTCGCCTCCCACTGGCCCCACGTCACCGATCCGGCAGATGCCGTGGCCTGGAAGATCAACAATCTCCGCAAGTACGTGGTCACCTCGTCCCCGCTGGGAACGGTCTGGGAAGACTCCAGCACGATCCTCGGTGAGGGGTTCCTCAAGGAGATCGCCCGATTCAGAGAGGCCGACGACGATCTCGAGCTGCAGGTCCACGGCAGCATCCACCTGGCCCGGACGCTGCACGAGGCGGGCCTCGTCGACATCTACCGTTTCCTGGTGGCGCCCGCAGTCGTCGGAGGGGGCTCGCGTGTCTTCGGCACGGACGGTCCCGCCTCCGCGATGCGCATCGAGCAGAGCACCGTGACGTCGAGTGGAGTCCTCTCCCTCGAGATGACTCCACGTGCCTTCGACAATTCGCTCGCAGCGGCCGTGCAGGACGGCCAGGACGTCATCGTCGAGCAGTGA
- a CDS encoding winged helix-turn-helix transcriptional regulator has product MTKDYGQFCGLAKAARVLGERWALLIVRDLSVGSRRFKELHEGLPGVPTSVLTTRLRELEQMDIVERRPAKQPGRGVLYALTRYGAELTPILDSLGRWGAQRMSVPAPEDVITSSSLAAALRAAYRPGVITTPRTYLIHAGPVTAWAMVDGEEVVIKTGLPESDPDLTIHAGPQLRLLLAGRLSPAEAISSGALEIEGSDTELVTFLQAFHVPLDDVTTVA; this is encoded by the coding sequence GCGCTCCTGATCGTGCGTGATCTCAGCGTGGGGTCGCGGCGATTCAAGGAACTCCACGAGGGCCTCCCTGGAGTTCCGACGAGCGTGCTCACCACCCGCCTGCGGGAGCTGGAGCAGATGGACATCGTGGAGCGGCGGCCCGCGAAGCAGCCCGGACGGGGAGTGCTCTACGCGCTCACTCGGTACGGGGCCGAGCTCACGCCGATCCTCGACAGTCTCGGACGATGGGGGGCCCAGCGCATGAGCGTGCCCGCACCGGAGGACGTCATCACGAGTTCATCGCTGGCCGCTGCGCTGCGGGCGGCCTACCGGCCCGGGGTCATCACGACCCCCAGGACCTATCTGATCCATGCCGGCCCGGTGACGGCCTGGGCCATGGTCGACGGCGAGGAGGTCGTCATCAAGACCGGTCTTCCCGAATCCGATCCGGATCTGACCATCCACGCCGGACCGCAGCTGAGGCTGCTCCTGGCCGGGCGGCTCTCACCGGCGGAGGCGATCTCCTCCGGTGCACTCGAGATCGAAGGGTCCGACACGGAGCTGGTGACCTTTCTCCAGGCGTTCCACGTGCCCCTCGACGACGTCACCACCGTGGCATGA